A stretch of the Porites lutea chromosome 12, jaPorLute2.1, whole genome shotgun sequence genome encodes the following:
- the LOC140921304 gene encoding bis(5'-adenosyl)-triphosphatase ENPP4-like — translation MFLIVLASFCLQFTYAGAEIKPGEPPLVIVSLDGMDWRVLKNHRFTPNLDFIARTGVTADYIKNVVPSSTWPNHHSLLTGLYSENHGIVANKFWDPVYEEIFIFGFDCSNFDPKFYNNSEPLWLTVQKQGGRSASYFWPATTSYAEKPTYHAKETCLIDCGAINSKDLPKYRNRTFPGFPPYIHCAFNLRGPWADRVNNVTHWLLSDAPPHFVALYFEEPDTTGHEHGPSSQQYLDAVENADKNAVGFLLKRLNESHLLEKVNLIIVSDHGMDSTSSSRQVYLDDYIDSSSYFLTESGPLVHIWPHPGMREAIYQNLTKNPIPHIRRIFKKEDIPSEYHWKNNRRIPPIFIDPEVGWVVTRSRNDTLASLGEHGWPPVESKSYSVFYARGPSFREGTIVEPFKTVDLYPLMCQLLGIDPHPNNGSLENVKAVLKDPSPSGIAQFAPLPKLGLISLLFAILFTFA, via the exons ATGTTTCTTATCGTTCTCGCTAGTTTTTGCTTGCAGTTTACTTATGCAGGTGCAGAAATTAAACCCGGTGAACCTCCTTTGGTGATAGTCTCCTTAGATGGAATGGATTGGCGTGTTCTCAAAAATCACCGATTTACTCCAAACCTTGACTTCATCGCACGAACCGGGGTAACTGCCGACTACATCAAGAACGTCGTGCCCTCTAGCACTTGGCCAAATCATCACAGCCTTTTAACAGGTCTTTATTCCGAAAACCACGGCATCGTGGCGAACAAGTTCTGGGATCCCGTCTAcgaagaaattttcatcttcggCTTCGACTGCTCAAACTTTGATCCCAAGTTCTACAACAACTCGGAACCGTTATGGCTGACTGTCCAGAAGCAAGGGGGGCGAAGCGCGTCATATTTTTGGCCTGCAACAACGAGTTACGCCGAAAAGCCTACTTACCACGCAAAGGAAACATGCTTGATAGATTGCGGTGCCATCAATTCCAAGGATCTCCCAAAATATAGAAATCGGACTTTTCCTGGGTTTCCACCTTACATACATTGTGCCTTTAACCTAAGAGGTCCCTGGGCTGACCGAGTGAATAACGTAACGCATTGGCTTCTCTCTGATGCACCGCCTCATTTTGTCGCTTTGTACTTTGAAGAACCCGATACCACGGGGCACGAACACGGGCCTTCCTCCCAACAGTACCTGGATGCAGTGGAAAACGCGGATAAAAATGCCGTGGGGTTTTTACTGAAGCGACTGAATGAATCTCATCTTCTGGAAAAG GTGAATTTAATAATTGTCAGTGACCATGGAATGGACAGCACTTCATCAAGCCGACAGGTGTATTTGGATGATTACATTGACTCGAGCAGTTACTTCTTGACTGAGTCGGGTCCCTTAGTTCACATATGGCCACACCCTGGAATGAGAGAAGCCATCTATCAAAACCTGACGAAGAACCCCATACCGCACATCcgcagaatttttaaaaaagaagacaTTCCCTCGGAATATCATTGGAAAAACAACCGACGAATCCCTCCGATTTTTATCGATCCCGAAGTTGGTTGGGTCGTAACTCGCTCTAGAAACGATACTCTTGCTAGCCTTGGGGAACATGGATGGCCCCCTGTGGAATCGAAGAGCTACTCGGTTTTCTATGCTCGTGGCCCCTCTTTTCGGGAGGGCACGATCGTGGAGCCTTTCAAAACGGTCGATCTCTATCCCTTAATGTGCCAATTGCTTGGGATAGATCCTCATCCCAATAACGGCTCCCTCGAAAATGTCAAAGCTGTTTTAAAAGATCCAAGCCCATCTGGAATAGCTCAGTTTGCTCCATTGCCAAAGCTTGGTTTGATAAGTCTGTTGTTTGCAATTCTTTTCACTTTCGCTTAA
- the LOC140921890 gene encoding centromere protein P-like produces the protein MEVEHRIRRSRNNNRKGDQNNNNEPLRKKPRKAHELRELALQEIATLNNEICDLEEEIFHKESECAGEYTLDTLRGIASELLENGQPSSLEETDRSEIEKEIDVLNNRVTSLESFTGIRFVENNVSVLSKTDSRTMLLRRISGTCLRIPFKVEFEVEEDEHRGSTTTSEREDIRPDEESVPVLKRLSVEVTDPLAEQELVSFIQTVEKEKALQPFFIGLMQYADWHSNRQRTCQHFYTKYPETVQLIGTPAGCQSLQLMNRNKPGLIFTIYWRICITETGHVTPDLQIHASAPQNQTDQRDNNTLLRSVPRQFEKVLPILGIEESIEVVIGLLCR, from the exons ATGGAGGTTGAACATCGAATTAGAAGGAGTCGTAACAACAACAGGAAAGGAgaccaaaacaataataatgaacCGCTTAGAAAGAAACCTAGGAAAGCCCATGAATTAAGAGAACTTGCTCTTCAAGAAATTGCCACTTTAAATAATGAAATTTGCGATCTGGAAGAGGAAATTTTTCACAAGGAATCTGAATGTGCTGGCGAGTATACTCTCGACACTTTGCGAGGGATTGCATCTGAACTTCTAGAAAATGGACAGCCCTCCTCGTTGGAAGAAACTGACAGAagtgaaattgaaaaagaaatcgaTGTACTCAATAATAGAGTCACTTCTCTAGAAAGCTTTACGGGGATAAGATTTGTTGAAAATAACGTTTCGGTGCTTTCGAAGACCGACAGTAGAACGATGTTACTTCGTCGAATTTCTGGAACTTGTCTTAGGATTCCATTTAAAGTGGAATTTGAAGTAGAGGAGGATGAACATAGGGGAAGTACCACCACCTCAGAACGAGAAG ATATAAGACCTGATGAAGAAAGCGTTCCAGTTTTAAAAAGACTGTCAGTGGAAGTCACGGACCCTCTTGCTGAGCAAGAACTCGTAAGCTTTATTCAAAcggtagaaaaagaaaaggcaCTACAACCATTCTTTATTGGACTCATGCAGTATGCAGATTGGCATAGTAATAGACAAAGGACATGTCAGCATTTTTACACAAAGTATCCAGAGACTGTTCAATTAATTGGCACTCCAGCTGGATGCCAGTCTTTGCAACTGATGAATCGAAACAAGCCTGGACTGATTTTTACTATCTACTGGAGAATTTGCATTACTGAGACTGGCCATGTTACGCCAGATTTACAAATACATGCCTCAGCACCACAAAATCAGACAGACCAAAGAGACAACAACACATTACTCAGAAGCGTTCCTCGGCAGTTTGAAAAGGTTCTGCCTATTCTTGGAATAGAAGAGTCCATCGAGGTGGTGATAGGACTTCTGTGTAGATAG
- the LOC140921891 gene encoding hydroxysteroid dehydrogenase-like protein 2: FNFRQLSGKTLFITGASRGIGKAIALKAAQDGANIVIAAKTAESHPKLPGTIFTAAKEVEEAGGKCLPCAVDIRDDGAISKAVQDAVKKFGGIDILVNNASAISLTGTLDTITKKYDLMNSVNARGTFLCSKACLPFLRKAQNPHILNITPPLNMKHEWFKDNVAYSISKFGMTLCVLGMSQEFKNDGIAVNGLWPKKPIATVAVEVMYSKEALAFCRTDQIMADAAYALLTKNSQTRTGEFLYDEDVLKQEGITDYDQYLVSPEALKTENASPNIHIGSVSEVFEKLHSLCNEELVQSINGIFEFHLSGKEPGVWYLDLKNNSGNAGRGSFHGDPGCTMILDSDDFVKMFQGQLNPLQAFMGGKMEVKGDKMLAAKLEKLMGTMKSKL; encoded by the exons TTTAATTTCAGACAGTTATCCGGTAAAACTCTGTTTATAACCGGTGCAAGTCGTGGAATTGGAAAGGCGATCGCCTTGAAAGCGGCGCAAGATGGCGCCAATATTGTCATTGCAGCCAAAACTGCTGAATCCCATCCAAAACTACCAGGAACTATCTTTACTGCGGCGAAGgaag TGGAAGAGGCTGGAGGGAAGTGCCTGCCTTGCGCAGTGGACATCCGTGATGATGGAGCTATTTCCAAGGCTGTTCAAGATGCTGTGAAAAAGTTTGGTGGCATTGATATACTAGTCAACAATGCAAGTGCTATAAGCTTGACTGGAACATTGgacacaataacaaaaaa atatgatCTTATGAACAGTGTCAATGCCAGGGGAACATTTTTGTG TTCCAAAGCCTGCCTTCCTTTCCTTAGAAAAGCACAGAATCCTCACATCTTAAACATTACTCCACCACTTAACATGAAGCATGAGTGGTTCAAGGACAATGTAG CTTATTCTATATCGAAGTTTGGCATGACACTTTGTGTGCTTGGTATGTCTCAAGAATTCAAGAATGATGGAATTGCAGTAAATGGTCTTTGGCCTAAAAAAC CCATTGCTACAGTTGCTGTGGAAGTAATGTATAGTAAAGAGGCACTGGCATTTTGCCGAACTGATCAGATCATGGCTGACGCTGCATATGCTCTTCTAACAAAAAACAGTCAAACAAGGACTGGAGAGTTTCTTTATGATGAGGATGTTCTTAAACAGGAAGGAATAACAGACTACGATCAATATTTGGTTTCACCAG AGGCATTGAAGACCGAAAACGCCTCGCCAAATATCCACATTGGAAGTGTGTCAGAAGTCTTTGAGAAGCTCCACAGTCTTTGTAACGAGGAACTTGTTCAGAGTATAAACGGCAtctttgaatttcatttgagtggaAAAGAGCCTGGAGTGTGGTATCTAGACCTCAAGAATaattcag GAAACGCTGGTAGAGGTTCTTTTCACGGAGATCCCGGCTGTACCATGATTTTAGACTCAGACGATTTTGTAAAAATGTTCCAAGGACAACTGAATCCATTACAGGCGTTTATGGGCGGAAAAATGGAAGTTAAAGGAGATAAAATGCTGGCCGCGAAACTTGAGAAACTTATGGGCACAATGAAGTCAAAACTATAG